AATATCACGCATGCTTTGAAGTGTACTTACAAGCCGATCATTATCACGCTGATGCAAACCGATCGAGGGCTCATCGAGAATATACAAGACGCCTGTTAAACGCGAGCCAATTTGAGTGGCAAGCCTAATGCGTTGTGCTTCTCCACCAGAAAGTGTCCCTGCTGCTCGGCTAAGTGTAAGGTAATTTAAGCCGACATTTTTCAAAAAGCCTAAGCGATTCTTCACTTCTTTCAGGATTGGCGCAGCAATTTGACTTTCTTTATCTGACATCTCTAGCTTATCAAAAAACGCGAGTCCTTCATCGATCGAAAAATTGCTAATTTCCCCCAGATGATGACCACCAATCTTTACAGCTAAAGCTTCTTCTTTTAAGCGATAGCCATGACAAGTTGGACAAGGTAAATCTGTCATATACTGTGACATTTGTTCCCGTGTAAAATCTGAATTCGTTTCGCGATAACGACGCTCAACATTTGGCAAAATCCCTTCAAATGGCATCCATGTTTCGCGTGACATACCGAAATCATTTTTGTATTCAAAGAAAAATTCTTTTGTACCAGAGCCATTTAAAATAATGTCAAGCTGCTCTTTAGGTAGCTTTTCGAGCGGTACATCCATATCGATACCGAACTCTTTACAAGCTGAACTGAGCATTTGTGGATAATATTGTGAACTAATTGGGCGCCAAGGTACAATTGCTCCGTCATTCAGACTAAGCGACCGATCTGGGATAACGGTATCAACATCCACTTCTAGTTTTGTCCCTAAGCCATCACAAGTTGGGCAAGCACCAAATGGACTATTGAAAGAAAACATCCGCGGTTCTAATTCCCCAACAGTAAAACCACAATATGGACAAGCATAATGTTCACTGAAAAGAAGTTCTTTTTCACCAATAAGATCGACAACTGCATAACCATCTGCTAACTTGAGGGCAGCCTCTAATGAATCGTAAAGTCGTGAATGAATGCCTTCTTTAATAACAATCCGGTCAATGATAATATCAATTGAATGTTTTTTATTTTTTTCAATGGTGATATCATCAGTAATGTCATAAACTTCCCCATCAACACGAATACGAACATAACCTTGCTTTTTGATTTCTTCTAGTGTTTTCTTATGTGTTCCTTTCTTACCGGAAATAATAGGGGCTAGCACTTGCAGTCGTGTTTTTTCTGGATATTCTAGAACACGATCAACCATTTGCTCAATCGTTTGTGACGTAATTTCGATTCCATGATTTGGGCAAATTGGATGGCCAACACGTGCGTATAGTAATCGTAAATAATCATGAATTTCGGTAACTGTACCGACTGTTGACCTTGGATTTCGGCTTGTTGTCTTTTGATCAATTGAGATAGCTGGACTTAAACCTTCAATTAAGTCAACATCAGGCTTATCCATTTGTCCTAAGAATTGTCTAGCATAAGCTGAAAGTGATTCCACATAACGGCGTTGGCCTTCCGCATAAATGGTGTCAAAAGCAAGTGAGGATTTCCCAGAACCAGAAAGTCCGGTCATGACGACAAGTTTATCGCGGGGGATTTCGACATTTACATTTTTTAAATTATGAGCTCTGGCTCCTTGAATAACAATTTTATCTTTGTTCAACTTCGCTTCATCCTTCCGCCTTTAATTCAAGCAGTGCATCGCGTAACTCAGCGGCACGTTCAAAATCAAGCGCTTTGGCAGCTTCTTTCATGTCGTGCTCCATTTCTTCTATCAAAGCTAAGCGCTCTTTTTTCGACATTTTGCTAACATCTCGTAATTTCTCGTCTTCTCCACTTTCGACAGCAGTGGTCGCAGCAATAACGCCACGAATTTCTTTACGGATTGTTTTTGGCGTAATGCCATGTTCTTGATTATATACTTCTTGGATTTTACGCCTACGCTCTGTTTCATCAATTGAAGTACGCATGGAATCTGTCATTCGATCAGCATACATAATGACACGTCCATTTTCATTACGTGCGGCTCGTCCCATCGTTTGGATGAGTGAGCGCTCTGAACGTAAAAAGCCTTCTTTATCTGCATCAAGAATCGCAACAAGTGATACTTCTGGTAAATCAATACCCTCTCGAAGCAAATTAATTCCAACAAGCACATCAAATACGCCTAGCCGCAAATCACGGATAATCTCAATTCGTTCTAGTGTCTTCACTTCTGAATGAAGGTACTGCACTTTAATTCCTGCTTCTTTTAAATAATCGGTTAAGTCCTCTGCCATTTTTTTCGTTAATGTTGTAACAAGTACGCGCTCATCTTTTTTGATACGATCATTAATTTCATCCATCAAGTCATCGATTTGGCCTTGGATAGGGCGCACTTCGACAATTGGATCAAGAAGTCCAGTTGGTCGGATAATTTGTTCAACGACTTCGGGCGTTCTTTCTAATTCGTAAGGACCTGGTGTGGCTGAAATAAATGTGATTTGATTAATATGCTTTTCAAATTCTTCTAAACGTAACGGCCTATTATCAAGGGCAGATGGTAAGCGAAATCCATGATCGACAAGCATTTGTTTTCGCGCTTGGTCACCGTTATACATCCCTTTAATTTGTGGCATTGTGGCATGTGATTCATCAATGACGATTTGAAAATCATCTGGGAAATAATCAAGTAAAGTATAGGGTGTAGATCCAGCAGGTCGCAAAGCTAGATGCCTAGAATAATTTTCAATACCTGAGCAATAGCCCATTTCTTCCATCATTTCAAGATCATAATTGGTACGTTGCTCTAATCTTTGCGCTTCGAGTAATTTATTATCATCGCGTAATGCCTTTAATTGTTCTGCAAGTTCTATTTTAATGTTCTCAACCGCTTGACGCATGATGTCTGGCCTTGTGACAAAGTGAGAAGCTGGAAAAATGGATACTTGTTCTCTGTCACCAATAATTTCACCAGTTAGTGCATCAACTTCGCGGATTCGTTCGATTTCATCCCCAAAAAATTCAACACGCATACAGTGCTCATCTCTTGAAGCTGGAAAAATTTCAACAACATCTCCGCGCACACGGAAACGGCCACGCTGAAAATCAATGTCGTTCCGATCATACTGAATGTCAACCAATTTACGCAGCAAGCCATCTCGGCTAATCTCCATTCCTTTGCGAAGAGAAACAAGCATTTCACCATACTCTTCCGGGGAACCTAAACCGTAAATACAAGATACACTAGCAATGATAATAACATCTCGTCGTTCAAAAAGAGCAGCGGTTGCAGAGTGACGTAATTTATCAATCTCATCATTGATACTTGCATCTTTTTCAATGTACGTATCACTTTGTGGCACATAAGCTTCTGGTTGATAATAATCATAATAGCTTACAAAGTATTCTACTGCATTATTTGGAAAAAATTCTTTAAACTCACTATATAATTGCCCTGCTAATGTCTTGTTATGCGCCATGACAAGCGTTGGTTTATTGATTTCTTGAATGACATTTGAAATGGTAAATGTTTTACCTGTACCGGTTGCACCAAGAAGTGTTTGATGTTTTTGACCACTTTCAATACTAGCAACAAGCTCTTTTATTGCATTTGGTTGGTCTCCTGATGGTTTATATGCGGAAACTAAGTCAAATTTATCAGTCAATGATTTCCCTCCGTTCTACATCAAATCCTGTTCTAACCTATTATCCTTATTTTAACATATATTTTATATCCTTCCCAGCAAAAAGCGAACGTATTTTCGCTTTTTTATACATGAAAGACAGAAAAAACGCAATCAAAATTTGATCACGTTTTCTTTTTATTTTACCACTATCTTTGCTTTTTCCCTATTAATTCGCTTTCGTGTTTTACTTTAGCCGTCTTAGCATCATTCCGGATAAAAAAAAGCCAATTACCATTGAAAAAGCATCTATTATGATAACTGAAAAAGAAGAAGTATAACCCATTTTAGCGCTAGCAGTAATCAGCCCCAACATTAAGATCAAGGCAACGAAGCGATTATATGTGACTCGTGCGAATAAAAGAATAAGTAGTCCTGGGAAGAAAAAAGCAGACAGAATTTGATCCAACTCCTTTTCAGCTCCTTTAATCATTTTCTTTTAGTGCTCGTGTAATAATATCTGCTGTAAGTTCAGGTAAATCCGTTTTGTTAATTCCTTTTTCAGCTAACATTTCTGGTAAAATTTCTTTTAAAAAGTATTTCACTGAGCTAAGCTTACGATATTCATAAATAGTGGCCAAGGCTTCACTATAAATTTCAATAAAAATGGCCTCGGGATTCCCTTTTTGAATTTCGCCAAAAGACTCATATAATAAATCTACTTTATCAGCAATCGCTAATATTTTACCTTCTAAAGTTTGATCTTTTCCTTCTTTTAATAGATGGCGATAAAATGCCTGGAATTCTTTTGGAATCTCCCGTTTGATAAAATTGCGTGCCATGCTTTCTTCTACTTCTGAAAGCATTCCGCGCAACTCTTCTGTAGCATATTTAACAGGTGTTTTAATGTCACCAATGAACAGTTCAGAATAATCATGGTTAAGCGCTTTTTCATATAAAACACGCCAATCAATCTTATTCCCAGCTTGTTCTTCTACATATCCTAAAAACTGGGCAATGTTGGTTACTTTGAAAGAATGCTCGGCAACAGAATGTTCTTGGTATTTGAACTTGCCTGGACAACGGTAAATATTTTCTAAGTCAACTAAACTCTTGAAATATTGATGAATTCCCATATCATATCACTTCTTTCCTTACAACATGATTATTTTTTTGACAGTCGTTTGTCCATTCATTATTTTCCGTCGACAATATTTGTCATTAACTTTACCACAATTTTTTACAAATGAGCAAAAAAAGAGTTTGGAGCACGAATGAAATAAATCGAGATACTCTTATTTCGTTTACGCTCTAAACTCTTTATTTTTTATTTAGTCTAAATTTTTCACTTGTAAAATTCGTGTGGAATTAAGCACAGCGAGTAGTGTTACACCTACATCAGAAAAAACAGCTTCCCACATTGTAGCAAAACCAAACGCCCCAAGCGTCAAGAAAATTCCTTTCACAACTAAAGCAAAAATGATATTTTGCCAAACAACCTTTCTTGTCCGTTTAGCAATATTAATGGAAGTAGCGATTCGTGACGGCTCATCGGTCATAATAACAATATCCGCGGCTTCAATCGCTGCATCTGAACCTAAGCCTCCCATCGCAATGCCGACATCAGAACGGGCAAGAACTGGGGTGTCATTAATCCCGTCTCCTACAAATGCTACTTTTTCTCTTGAATGGGCTTGCTCCATGATTTTTTCTACTTGTGTAACTTTATCTTGTGGCAATAATTCGGAATAAACTTCATCTACGCTAAGATTTTTAGCCACTTCTTGACCGACTGCTCTCGCATCGCCGGTTAACATCACGGTCTTTTTGATATTAAGTTTTTTAAGTGCGGTTATTGCTCCTTTAGCATCGTCTTTCACTTCATCAGAAATAATCAAGTAGCCAGCAAATTTTTGATCAATAGCAACATAAACGATCGTCCCACTCGTTTCTGGCGCATCAACCTGAAATTCTCCTTGCTGCATCAATTTAATATTTCCCACAAGAACTTGTTTTCCATCAATATTCGCTTTAATTCCATGTCCTGAAACTTCTTCATAATCAGCAATTCTTTCATCAGCTATTGTTTTTCCATATGCTTTTTTAATCGATGTAGCAATCGGGTGATTCGAATGCACTTCAGCAATTGCTGCATATTCACTGATTTCTTCTGATGAAAATCCTTCTGCTGGAACAATTTTTGTTACCTCAAAAATTCCTTTTGTTAGCGTCCCCGTTTTATCAAAGACAACATATTTTACATCGTTTAACGCTTCTAAATAGTTACTTCCTTTGACTAAAATACCTTTTTTACTTGAAGCACCAATCCCGGCAAAGAACCCTAGCGGAATTGAAACAACCAACGCACATGGACAAGAAATAACAAGGAAGACAAGCGCCCGGTAAATCCAATCTGAAAATGTTTCCAAAGAGAACACAAGTGGTGGAATAACAGCAAGCAATAAAGCGATAATGACAACTGCTGGTGTATAGTATCTTGCAAACTTAGTGATAAAATTCTCTGTTGGCGCTTTACGATTGCTTGCATTTTCTACTAAGTCTAAAATCTTAGATACCGTTGATTCAGCGTAATTCTTTGTTACTGCAATAATGAGGACACCATTCGTATTAATAAAACCGCCGAGCACTTCGCTCCCAGTCGTAACCTTTCGTGGTACAGATTCGCCAGTTAACGCGGATGTATCAACCATTGATTTTCCATCAATAATACTGCCATCAAGCGGGATCTTTTCTCCAGGTCTAACGCGAATAGTATCGCCAACACTCACCTCTTCTGGAGAAACTTCGACAAAATTAGCACCACGTTTTATAAAAGCATAGTCAGGCCGAATATCCATTAGTTCACTAATGGATTTCCGCGACTTGTTAACTGCTAAGCTTTGGAAAAATTCACCTATTTGGTAAAACAGCATCACTGCAACGCCCTCAGGATATTGGCCAATTGCAAACGCTCCAATTGTGGCAATAGCCATTAAGAAGTTTTCATCAAAAACTTGTCCACGCGTGATATTGCGGATTGCGCGGTAAAGAACCTCTCCACCAATAATCAAATAGGCCACTACAAAAAGGACGATCTTCATCGCAACAGGCAAAGGAATAAATAAACCTGCAAAAAGAAAAATACTACTAATCGCAATACAAATTAACATCTTCTTGATCGAAGCATGTTCATGGTTGTGTTCATTTTTTTTCGTATTTTTATCTTCTACCGTAACTTCTGGTTCAATTTGCTTGATTTTAGCGATAATCGCTTCTTGCACGCTTTCTTCTGATTCCACATCGACATCAGCAACCAGCGTTGTTGTAGCAAAATTGACATTACATGTGACGACGCCTTTGATTCCTTTTACTCCATTTTCTACCTTCATTGCACAATTTGCGCAGTCCAAGCCCTTTAAGAAAAATGCCTTTTGCACGGTTTCGCTTGCAGACATGGGAATCATTCCTTTCCATTTTTTATATTTATATATGAGCAACTTCACATATTTAAGATACCATAAACCGCGTGATTTTTCAATAACTTATTTTATATATGTGCATATAAACATATATAGATAGGCAAGACCTAAAAAAGGCCTCATTAATGGTGCTTCGTATGTCTTATTGCTTGTGTCAATAATTCAAGCACATGATTATCATCTTGTGTATAAAAAATAGATGTCCCCTCACGTCTCGATTTAACTAAACGCAGATTTTTCAACAAACGCAGTTGATGTGACACTGTCGTTTGATTAAAAACCAACGTCCGAGCAATTTCATTAACGGAGTATTCTCTATCTTGTAGTAAATGCAATATTTGAACACGCGTTGGATCCCCTAATGCTTTAAAAAT
This DNA window, taken from Listeria sp. PSOL-1, encodes the following:
- the uvrA gene encoding excinuclease ABC subunit UvrA, with amino-acid sequence MNKDKIVIQGARAHNLKNVNVEIPRDKLVVMTGLSGSGKSSLAFDTIYAEGQRRYVESLSAYARQFLGQMDKPDVDLIEGLSPAISIDQKTTSRNPRSTVGTVTEIHDYLRLLYARVGHPICPNHGIEITSQTIEQMVDRVLEYPEKTRLQVLAPIISGKKGTHKKTLEEIKKQGYVRIRVDGEVYDITDDITIEKNKKHSIDIIIDRIVIKEGIHSRLYDSLEAALKLADGYAVVDLIGEKELLFSEHYACPYCGFTVGELEPRMFSFNSPFGACPTCDGLGTKLEVDVDTVIPDRSLSLNDGAIVPWRPISSQYYPQMLSSACKEFGIDMDVPLEKLPKEQLDIILNGSGTKEFFFEYKNDFGMSRETWMPFEGILPNVERRYRETNSDFTREQMSQYMTDLPCPTCHGYRLKEEALAVKIGGHHLGEISNFSIDEGLAFFDKLEMSDKESQIAAPILKEVKNRLGFLKNVGLNYLTLSRAAGTLSGGEAQRIRLATQIGSRLTGVLYILDEPSIGLHQRDNDRLVSTLQSMRDIGNTLIVVEHDEDTMMAADYLIDIGPGAGEHGGTVVAAGTPTEVAKNKASITGDYLSGKKFIPVPAERRKGNGNKIQVVGAKANNLKNVSVDIPLGTFTCVTGVSGSGKSSLVNEVLRKALTRKLNRGNVKPGEHKEIKGIENLEKMIDIDQSPIGRTPRSNPATYTGAFDDIRDLFASTNDAKIRGYKKGRFSFNVKGGRCEACKGDGIIKIEMHFLPDVYVPCEVCSGKRYNSETLDIRYKGKNIAEILEMTVEEGLEFFKNQPKIARKLQTIVDVGLGYIRLGQPATTLSGGEAQRVKLASELHKRSNGKSFYILDEPTTGLHADDINRLLKVLQRLVNDNGDTVLVIEHNLDVIKQADYLIDLGPEGGDGGGQVIATGTPEQVAKVKKSYTGKYLKPILERDKKRTAAKVKKAQKD
- the uvrB gene encoding excinuclease ABC subunit UvrB → MTDKFDLVSAYKPSGDQPNAIKELVASIESGQKHQTLLGATGTGKTFTISNVIQEINKPTLVMAHNKTLAGQLYSEFKEFFPNNAVEYFVSYYDYYQPEAYVPQSDTYIEKDASINDEIDKLRHSATAALFERRDVIIIASVSCIYGLGSPEEYGEMLVSLRKGMEISRDGLLRKLVDIQYDRNDIDFQRGRFRVRGDVVEIFPASRDEHCMRVEFFGDEIERIREVDALTGEIIGDREQVSIFPASHFVTRPDIMRQAVENIKIELAEQLKALRDDNKLLEAQRLEQRTNYDLEMMEEMGYCSGIENYSRHLALRPAGSTPYTLLDYFPDDFQIVIDESHATMPQIKGMYNGDQARKQMLVDHGFRLPSALDNRPLRLEEFEKHINQITFISATPGPYELERTPEVVEQIIRPTGLLDPIVEVRPIQGQIDDLMDEINDRIKKDERVLVTTLTKKMAEDLTDYLKEAGIKVQYLHSEVKTLERIEIIRDLRLGVFDVLVGINLLREGIDLPEVSLVAILDADKEGFLRSERSLIQTMGRAARNENGRVIMYADRMTDSMRTSIDETERRRKIQEVYNQEHGITPKTIRKEIRGVIAATTAVESGEDEKLRDVSKMSKKERLALIEEMEHDMKEAAKALDFERAAELRDALLELKAEG
- a CDS encoding DUF2198 family protein; protein product: MDQILSAFFFPGLLILLFARVTYNRFVALILMLGLITASAKMGYTSSFSVIIIDAFSMVIGFFLSGMMLRRLK
- a CDS encoding HD domain-containing protein, with the protein product MGIHQYFKSLVDLENIYRCPGKFKYQEHSVAEHSFKVTNIAQFLGYVEEQAGNKIDWRVLYEKALNHDYSELFIGDIKTPVKYATEELRGMLSEVEESMARNFIKREIPKEFQAFYRHLLKEGKDQTLEGKILAIADKVDLLYESFGEIQKGNPEAIFIEIYSEALATIYEYRKLSSVKYFLKEILPEMLAEKGINKTDLPELTADIITRALKEND
- a CDS encoding heavy metal translocating P-type ATPase → MIPMSASETVQKAFFLKGLDCANCAMKVENGVKGIKGVVTCNVNFATTTLVADVDVESEESVQEAIIAKIKQIEPEVTVEDKNTKKNEHNHEHASIKKMLICIAISSIFLFAGLFIPLPVAMKIVLFVVAYLIIGGEVLYRAIRNITRGQVFDENFLMAIATIGAFAIGQYPEGVAVMLFYQIGEFFQSLAVNKSRKSISELMDIRPDYAFIKRGANFVEVSPEEVSVGDTIRVRPGEKIPLDGSIIDGKSMVDTSALTGESVPRKVTTGSEVLGGFINTNGVLIIAVTKNYAESTVSKILDLVENASNRKAPTENFITKFARYYTPAVVIIALLLAVIPPLVFSLETFSDWIYRALVFLVISCPCALVVSIPLGFFAGIGASSKKGILVKGSNYLEALNDVKYVVFDKTGTLTKGIFEVTKIVPAEGFSSEEISEYAAIAEVHSNHPIATSIKKAYGKTIADERIADYEEVSGHGIKANIDGKQVLVGNIKLMQQGEFQVDAPETSGTIVYVAIDQKFAGYLIISDEVKDDAKGAITALKKLNIKKTVMLTGDARAVGQEVAKNLSVDEVYSELLPQDKVTQVEKIMEQAHSREKVAFVGDGINDTPVLARSDVGIAMGGLGSDAAIEAADIVIMTDEPSRIATSINIAKRTRKVVWQNIIFALVVKGIFLTLGAFGFATMWEAVFSDVGVTLLAVLNSTRILQVKNLD
- a CDS encoding metalloregulator ArsR/SmtB family transcription factor; translation: MEDSKVLLDEETLFNVTQIFKALGDPTRVQILHLLQDREYSVNEIARTLVFNQTTVSHQLRLLKNLRLVKSRREGTSIFYTQDDNHVLELLTQAIRHTKHH